The proteins below are encoded in one region of Methanoculleus thermophilus:
- a CDS encoding DUF1328 domain-containing protein, producing the protein MVNGLVGLAILFFVLALVFALLGARGVAGISMSIAKWLVIIFIVLAIISLLL; encoded by the coding sequence ATGGTAAACGGTCTTGTGGGCCTTGCAATCCTCTTCTTTGTACTGGCGCTTGTCTTTGCTCTGCTAGGAGCACGGGGGGTTGCGGGGATATCGATGTCGATAGCGAAGTGGCTGGTCATCATCTTCATCGTTCTTGCGATCATATCGCTGCTGCTCTGA
- a CDS encoding flavodoxin family protein, whose protein sequence is MNVLGISGSMRRNGNTAMLVAAILDRVREAGIETEYLTLADMDIQPCTGCEACKDAKWCVLEDDDWGAVAQKMIDCEVLVIGAPTYYYDINGQTKNLIDRTYSLYHDRRLSGRGGVAVTVCADRGCERSLETLEGFLNTHGFSYLGYVCGRGYNPGDVQKDKWAMKKASAVANAIVRYLRPED, encoded by the coding sequence ATGAACGTTCTTGGTATCTCCGGAAGCATGCGCAGGAACGGCAACACCGCGATGCTCGTTGCTGCCATCCTCGACCGGGTGCGGGAGGCAGGCATCGAGACCGAGTACCTGACGCTTGCCGATATGGATATCCAGCCCTGCACCGGCTGCGAGGCCTGCAAGGATGCAAAGTGGTGCGTGCTGGAGGACGACGACTGGGGAGCCGTCGCGCAGAAGATGATCGACTGCGAGGTGCTCGTCATCGGCGCCCCGACCTACTACTACGACATCAACGGCCAGACAAAGAACCTCATCGATCGGACCTACTCACTCTACCACGACAGACGGCTTTCCGGTCGCGGAGGGGTCGCCGTCACCGTCTGCGCCGACCGGGGCTGTGAGCGGTCCCTCGAGACTCTCGAGGGTTTCCTGAACACCCACGGGTTCTCGTACCTCGGCTATGTCTGCGGCAGGGGGTATAATCCGGGGGACGTCCAGAAGGACAAGTGGGCGATGAAGAAGGCTTCAGCTGTTGCGAATGCAATCGTCAGGTACCTCCGGCCGGAGGACTGA
- a CDS encoding GIY-YIG nuclease family protein: MDKGVYALVLENPSCRVRIGALGEREFARGRHIYVGSARGSGGLARADRHLRLAERRDRPPRWHIDYLLLDPHFAPAALVTAATDRDCECDLARALAGAYVPDFGCSDCACPSHLFYRPGDPVEEILAAFRGLDLDARIARIKNERGEDRV; the protein is encoded by the coding sequence ATGGATAAGGGAGTCTACGCCCTCGTCCTCGAGAACCCCTCCTGCAGAGTCCGCATCGGCGCCCTCGGGGAGAGGGAGTTTGCCCGCGGCCGGCACATCTACGTCGGCTCCGCCCGGGGAAGCGGCGGGCTTGCCCGGGCAGACCGGCACCTGCGGCTTGCCGAAAGGCGCGACCGCCCTCCCCGATGGCACATCGACTACCTCCTCCTCGATCCTCACTTTGCCCCCGCCGCCCTTGTCACTGCCGCGACAGACCGGGACTGTGAGTGCGATCTCGCCCGTGCTCTTGCCGGAGCTTACGTCCCGGACTTTGGCTGCAGCGACTGCGCCTGCCCTTCGCACCTCTTCTACCGCCCCGGCGACCCGGTCGAGGAGATCCTTGCGGCCTTCCGCGGTCTTGATCTTGATGCCCGGATCGCAAGAATCAAAAACGAGAGGGGCGAGGACAGGGTATGA
- a CDS encoding MBL fold metallo-hydrolase, translating into MHVRWIPSGTIYANSFVYENVLVDAGVLPMAVEPYAGEITSIVLTHAHYDHIAYVKEIARLCNDAAICIHEADAVGLVDDRRSLAMHFGARSPGVAPDTLLADGDRVGSLRVIHTPGHTPGGICLYDERAKVLFSGDTVFTGGSFGRYDFPDGDRTALAASIERLVGLEVEGLYPGHGEPVECGGGRHIAAAREALKYYG; encoded by the coding sequence ATGCACGTGCGGTGGATCCCGAGCGGCACAATCTACGCAAACTCGTTCGTTTACGAAAACGTCCTCGTCGACGCGGGTGTTCTCCCGATGGCGGTGGAGCCGTATGCCGGGGAGATTACCTCGATCGTCCTCACCCACGCCCACTACGACCATATTGCGTACGTCAAAGAGATCGCGCGGCTCTGCAACGACGCCGCAATCTGTATCCACGAAGCGGACGCCGTGGGCCTGGTCGACGACAGACGAAGCCTTGCGATGCACTTTGGGGCCCGGTCTCCCGGGGTCGCCCCCGACACCCTCCTTGCCGACGGCGACCGGGTAGGGAGCCTTCGCGTCATCCACACCCCCGGGCACACGCCGGGCGGGATCTGCCTCTACGACGAGCGGGCGAAGGTGCTCTTCTCGGGAGACACCGTCTTCACCGGGGGGTCCTTCGGGCGCTACGACTTCCCCGACGGCGACCGCACAGCCCTTGCGGCATCCATCGAGCGCCTGGTGGGGCTCGAGGTCGAGGGGCTCTACCCCGGCCACGGGGAGCCGGTCGAGTGCGGCGGCGGGAGGCATATCGCGGCCGCCCGGGAGGCGCTCAAGTATTATGGATAA
- the thiC gene encoding phosphomethylpyrimidine synthase ThiC, with amino-acid sequence MVLMHTLAQACLRGVPPEVEAIAREEGLTSHAAARAVARGRIVIPANPARPHRICAIGEGCRVRVNVNIGTSGARCDEDLEVEKAKAALREGADTLMDLSTGGDLARIRRRILELDVPVGTVPIYEAVRRAGSAADVDADLLFSVIREHCKQGVDFLTLHCGVNREALESLRADPRTMGVVSRGGAFHVAMMAATGEENPLYAEYDYLLEILAEHDVVASLGDGMRPGALVDAGRLAKTTEYLALGHLAKRALAAGVQRMIEGPGHIPADQIGYNVRTIKELTDGAPLYLLGPLVTDVAPGYDHVVGAIGGVIAAMNGADFLCMVSPAEHLALPDVRDIVEGTRVAKVAAHIGSLSRGAGQTKNREIRMAEARRSLDWEKQFEAALIPDEARRIHERDGVIETCSMCGDLCAIKMVREILPVPEERMEP; translated from the coding sequence ATGGTTCTTATGCACACCCTTGCTCAAGCGTGCCTGCGCGGGGTTCCCCCGGAGGTGGAGGCGATCGCCCGGGAGGAGGGACTAACCTCCCATGCCGCCGCACGGGCCGTCGCCCGCGGACGAATCGTCATCCCGGCAAACCCTGCACGGCCGCACCGGATCTGCGCCATCGGTGAAGGCTGCAGGGTGCGGGTCAACGTGAATATCGGGACGTCAGGCGCCCGGTGCGATGAGGATCTCGAGGTCGAGAAGGCGAAGGCGGCCCTCCGGGAGGGGGCCGACACGCTGATGGACCTCTCGACCGGGGGCGATCTTGCCCGGATACGGCGCCGGATCCTCGAACTCGATGTACCCGTCGGGACCGTCCCGATCTACGAGGCGGTCCGGCGGGCGGGGAGCGCCGCGGATGTCGATGCCGACCTGCTCTTCTCCGTTATCCGTGAGCACTGCAAGCAGGGCGTGGACTTCCTGACGCTGCACTGCGGTGTGAACCGAGAGGCGCTCGAGTCGCTCCGGGCCGATCCCCGGACGATGGGCGTCGTCTCGCGCGGCGGGGCCTTCCACGTCGCGATGATGGCTGCGACCGGTGAGGAGAATCCGCTCTATGCCGAGTATGATTACCTGCTTGAGATCCTGGCCGAGCACGATGTGGTCGCGAGCCTCGGCGACGGGATGCGCCCGGGTGCGCTCGTGGACGCGGGGAGGCTGGCAAAGACGACCGAGTATCTCGCGCTCGGCCACCTCGCCAAACGGGCGCTCGCCGCCGGGGTGCAGCGGATGATCGAGGGACCGGGGCATATCCCGGCCGACCAGATCGGCTACAACGTCCGGACGATCAAGGAACTGACCGACGGCGCCCCGCTCTACCTGCTCGGGCCGCTCGTCACCGACGTGGCGCCGGGTTACGACCACGTCGTGGGGGCGATCGGCGGGGTGATCGCCGCGATGAACGGCGCGGACTTCCTCTGCATGGTCTCGCCGGCCGAGCACCTGGCGCTGCCGGATGTCCGCGACATCGTCGAGGGGACGCGGGTCGCAAAGGTTGCGGCACACATAGGAAGCCTCTCTCGCGGTGCAGGACAGACGAAGAACCGCGAGATCCGGATGGCGGAGGCCCGTCGGTCGCTCGACTGGGAGAAGCAGTTCGAGGCGGCGCTCATACCCGATGAGGCCCGGCGCATCCATGAGCGGGACGGAGTTATTGAGACCTGCTCGATGTGCGGCGATCTCTGCGCCATCAAGATGGTGCGCGAGATCCTCCCGGTGCCCGAGGAGCGGATGGAACCGTAG
- a CDS encoding arsenate reductase ArsC, which yields MKERVLFIGTNNAARTQMAEGYLRARYGDRYEVCSAGIAPTALDPMAVRVMAEIGIDISGQRAKDLGLFDGKEMDYVIALCSGGVCPMFPWAKETIRVDFPDPARVTGPKDRVLSAYRRSRDAIIDWIDGGIAKRKVAGATAQAR from the coding sequence ATGAAAGAGAGGGTGCTCTTCATCGGCACGAACAACGCCGCCCGGACTCAGATGGCGGAGGGCTACCTCCGCGCCCGTTACGGCGACCGTTATGAAGTCTGCTCGGCCGGGATCGCCCCGACCGCCCTCGATCCGATGGCCGTCCGGGTGATGGCCGAGATCGGGATAGATATCTCGGGGCAGCGGGCGAAAGACCTCGGCCTTTTTGACGGAAAAGAGATGGACTACGTGATCGCACTCTGTAGCGGAGGCGTCTGCCCCATGTTTCCCTGGGCAAAAGAGACGATCCGCGTGGACTTCCCCGACCCGGCCAGGGTCACGGGACCGAAAGATCGGGTGCTTTCTGCCTACCGGAGGAGCCGGGACGCAATAATCGACTGGATCGACGGGGGCATTGCGAAAAGAAAGGTCGCTGGCGCGACCGCCCAAGCAAGGTGA
- the acs gene encoding acetate--CoA ligase: MAESFAVKLEERCYLPDPRCRANARVPDYAREYSEFVRDPEAFWDRIAQELEWYGPWERVREWNYPYAKWFVSAKLNITTNCLDRHVAGPRRDKPAIIWRGEEGEERTYTYGELHREVMRFANGLRSLGVEKGDRVCIYMPLVPELVVAMLACARIGAVHSVVFGGFGADALAMRINDADAKILITADVGYRRGKTIPLREIAKEAVSQTPSIERVVVLRREEPAVEIDPALEVDYASLTAKAAPDCPAEVMDAEDPLFILYTSGSTGAPKGIVHTCGGYAVGTYYTTKCVFDVREDDVYWCTADPGWITGHSYVVYGPLAVGTTVVITEGTPDYPDPGAYWRLVEDLGVTIFYTAPTAIRMFMRYGDEWPAKYDLSTLRVLGSVGEPLNPEAFEWYYHRIGGGQCPIVDTWWQTETGMHMVTTMIGEPMKPGFAGKPIPGAVVDVVDKSGNPVPPGTGGFLVIREPWPSMMRTVHGNDERYCKYWNTIPGCYTAGDLAVKDEDGYIMIIGRADDLIIVAGHNIGTAEVESALVSHEAVAEAAVIGKPDPLKGNVIKAFVTLRVGVSPSDDLTEDLAHHVKKSLGPVAVPAEIEYMDRLPKTRSGKIMRRVLKARELGMDPGDISTLEE, from the coding sequence ATGGCGGAATCGTTTGCCGTGAAACTGGAGGAGAGATGTTACCTCCCCGATCCCCGGTGCAGAGCGAATGCCAGGGTGCCGGATTACGCCCGAGAGTACAGCGAGTTCGTGCGCGATCCGGAGGCCTTCTGGGACCGGATAGCCCAGGAACTCGAGTGGTATGGGCCCTGGGAGAGGGTCAGGGAGTGGAACTACCCGTATGCTAAGTGGTTTGTCAGCGCGAAGTTAAACATCACCACAAACTGCCTGGACCGCCACGTCGCCGGCCCCCGGAGGGATAAACCGGCGATCATCTGGCGCGGCGAAGAGGGGGAGGAGAGGACCTACACCTACGGCGAACTCCACCGCGAGGTGATGCGGTTCGCAAACGGTCTACGCTCCCTCGGCGTCGAAAAAGGCGACCGGGTCTGCATCTACATGCCGCTCGTCCCCGAGCTGGTCGTCGCGATGCTCGCCTGCGCCCGGATCGGGGCCGTCCACTCGGTCGTCTTCGGCGGGTTCGGGGCGGACGCGCTCGCGATGCGGATCAACGACGCAGACGCGAAGATCCTCATCACCGCGGACGTCGGCTACCGCCGGGGAAAGACCATCCCCCTCCGGGAGATCGCAAAAGAAGCCGTCAGCCAGACGCCGTCCATAGAGAGGGTCGTCGTCCTCCGGCGTGAGGAGCCCGCAGTCGAGATCGACCCCGCCCTCGAGGTCGATTACGCCAGCCTCACGGCAAAGGCCGCACCTGACTGCCCGGCGGAGGTGATGGACGCCGAGGACCCGCTCTTCATCCTGTATACAAGCGGCTCGACCGGGGCACCGAAGGGAATCGTGCACACCTGCGGCGGCTACGCGGTTGGAACCTACTACACCACAAAGTGCGTCTTCGACGTCAGGGAAGACGACGTCTACTGGTGCACCGCCGACCCCGGCTGGATCACCGGGCACAGTTACGTCGTCTACGGCCCGCTCGCGGTCGGGACGACGGTCGTCATAACCGAGGGGACGCCCGACTACCCGGACCCGGGCGCCTACTGGCGGCTGGTCGAGGACCTTGGGGTGACGATCTTCTACACCGCGCCGACCGCGATCCGGATGTTCATGCGCTACGGCGACGAGTGGCCGGCGAAGTACGACCTCTCGACGCTCCGGGTCCTCGGCTCCGTCGGCGAACCGCTCAACCCCGAGGCGTTCGAGTGGTACTACCACCGGATCGGCGGCGGACAGTGCCCGATCGTGGATACCTGGTGGCAGACCGAGACCGGGATGCATATGGTGACCACGATGATCGGCGAACCGATGAAGCCCGGGTTTGCCGGAAAGCCCATCCCGGGCGCCGTCGTCGATGTCGTCGATAAATCGGGCAACCCGGTCCCGCCGGGAACCGGAGGGTTCCTGGTCATCAGAGAGCCCTGGCCATCCATGATGCGGACGGTCCACGGCAACGACGAGCGCTACTGCAAGTACTGGAACACCATCCCGGGGTGCTACACCGCAGGCGACCTCGCGGTGAAGGACGAGGACGGCTACATCATGATCATCGGGCGGGCCGACGACCTGATCATCGTCGCCGGGCACAACATCGGGACCGCGGAGGTCGAGAGCGCCCTCGTCTCCCACGAGGCGGTGGCCGAGGCGGCCGTCATCGGCAAACCCGACCCCTTGAAAGGAAACGTCATCAAGGCCTTCGTCACCCTCCGGGTGGGGGTAAGCCCAAGCGATGACCTCACCGAGGACCTCGCCCACCACGTCAAAAAGAGCCTCGGCCCCGTCGCGGTGCCGGCCGAGATCGAGTATATGGACCGGCTCCCGAAGACCCGGAGCGGCAAGATCATGCGTCGGGTCTTAAAAGCCCGCGAGCTCGGCATGGACCCGGGCGACATATCCACCCTTGAGGAGTGA
- a CDS encoding L-lactate MFS transporter, whose amino-acid sequence MPDTQTVFGLPAEKGRWGLVALGLLINLCLGSIYSWSVFVAPLAAYFSETLGREVTAGEVLLPFSVFLAFFAIAMPLAGKYIERYGPRKVTIVGGLLTGLGWLLASTATSVEALYVVYGVIGGLGVGIAYGAPVAVAARWFPDRRGFAVGLALLGFGFSAFVTANAAGALIAAYGVMATFRIFGIAFIAVLLLAALPLRFPPEGWQPKGWTPPAPGVGTAPVCECDRSAMLRTGTFYGLFACYFVGCLAGLTAISIAKPVGTEVAGVDAGLATLLVGFFAVFNGLGRPGFGSLTDRITPQKTAMLSFALIAAASILIWLVPGVPAYIVAFAVLWGCLGGWLAIAPAATASYFGTCDYPRCYGVVFLAYGAGAIAGPQLAGFVREATGTYLGVFPLVAGLAVVGFATAWLLVRPPETVPAPEKEREEEGATPSP is encoded by the coding sequence ATGCCAGACACACAGACGGTCTTTGGGCTGCCGGCGGAGAAGGGGCGGTGGGGGCTTGTCGCCCTCGGCCTCCTCATCAACCTCTGTCTCGGGAGCATCTACTCCTGGAGCGTCTTTGTCGCGCCGCTTGCGGCGTACTTTTCTGAGACGCTCGGCCGGGAGGTGACGGCCGGGGAGGTCCTCCTCCCGTTCTCGGTCTTCCTCGCCTTCTTCGCGATAGCGATGCCGCTCGCCGGGAAGTACATCGAGCGCTACGGCCCCCGAAAGGTGACGATCGTCGGCGGGCTCCTTACGGGCCTCGGCTGGCTGCTCGCCTCGACGGCGACGTCGGTCGAGGCGCTCTACGTCGTCTACGGGGTCATCGGGGGGCTCGGCGTCGGGATAGCCTATGGAGCGCCGGTCGCCGTCGCGGCCCGATGGTTCCCGGACCGGCGGGGGTTTGCCGTCGGGCTGGCCCTGCTCGGCTTCGGGTTCTCGGCGTTTGTGACCGCAAACGCTGCAGGAGCCCTGATCGCCGCCTACGGCGTGATGGCGACGTTCCGGATCTTCGGGATCGCCTTCATCGCCGTGCTGCTCCTCGCCGCCCTGCCGCTCCGGTTCCCGCCGGAGGGCTGGCAGCCGAAGGGCTGGACGCCTCCCGCGCCCGGGGTCGGGACGGCGCCGGTCTGCGAGTGCGACCGAAGCGCGATGCTCCGGACGGGGACGTTCTATGGGCTCTTTGCCTGCTACTTCGTAGGCTGCCTTGCGGGGCTTACCGCGATCTCGATCGCAAAGCCGGTCGGGACCGAGGTCGCCGGAGTGGACGCGGGGCTCGCGACGCTCCTCGTCGGGTTCTTCGCCGTCTTCAACGGGCTAGGAAGGCCAGGGTTCGGGAGCCTCACCGACCGGATAACCCCGCAGAAGACAGCGATGCTCTCGTTCGCGCTGATCGCGGCGGCATCGATCCTGATCTGGCTTGTCCCCGGGGTGCCGGCCTACATCGTCGCCTTCGCCGTCCTCTGGGGCTGCCTTGGAGGGTGGCTTGCGATCGCTCCGGCGGCGACGGCCTCGTATTTCGGGACGTGCGACTACCCGCGCTGCTACGGGGTCGTCTTCCTCGCCTACGGTGCGGGGGCGATCGCCGGGCCGCAGCTTGCAGGCTTCGTCCGGGAAGCGACCGGGACCTACCTCGGCGTCTTCCCGCTCGTCGCGGGCCTGGCCGTCGTGGGGTTCGCCACCGCCTGGCTTCTCGTGCGCCCGCCGGAGACCGTTCCGGCACCGGAAAAAGAGAGAGAAGAGGAAGGCGCTACACCTTCTCCGTGA
- a CDS encoding ribonuclease III domain-containing protein, producing the protein MNASETGGMRRLEEEIGYAFTDRTLLLRALTRLAYALETGLPPAAHMDALATLGDAVINVVVVEAVVAGGAHDKGAITNRKMNLVNMSRLRALAEGIDLAGYVRWGKGEASQRVWTSGRVLAECLEALIGAVYLDGGMEAAAGVLRRLGLTEKV; encoded by the coding sequence ATGAACGCGAGTGAGACCGGCGGGATGCGCCGGCTTGAGGAGGAGATCGGGTATGCCTTCACCGATCGAACGCTTCTCCTCCGGGCGCTTACCCGCCTCGCCTACGCCCTGGAGACGGGTCTTCCTCCTGCCGCCCACATGGACGCCCTCGCGACGCTCGGGGACGCGGTCATTAACGTCGTGGTCGTGGAGGCGGTGGTCGCGGGCGGAGCGCACGACAAAGGTGCGATAACCAACCGCAAGATGAACCTGGTGAACATGTCCCGGCTCCGCGCTCTTGCGGAAGGTATCGACCTTGCCGGTTACGTTCGCTGGGGAAAGGGCGAGGCCTCCCAGAGGGTCTGGACCTCCGGCCGTGTCCTCGCCGAGTGCCTGGAGGCCCTCATCGGCGCCGTCTACCTTGACGGCGGGATGGAGGCGGCCGCCGGGGTGCTCCGGCGGCTCGGGCTCACGGAGAAGGTGTAG
- a CDS encoding peptidylprolyl isomerase, which translates to MADKRVVLHTTMGDITIRLYDDMPVTAGNFEKLVRSGFYDGTIFHRVIDGFMIQGGDPTGTGMGGPGYTIPDEFVKGHSNLRGTISMANTGRPNSGGSQFFINLVDNTYLDWDDPRTPSAHPVFGEVVEGLDVVDKIGKVRTDSSDRPKVPVRIEKAEVLE; encoded by the coding sequence ATGGCGGATAAGCGTGTCGTGCTCCATACGACGATGGGCGATATCACGATCCGGCTCTACGACGATATGCCGGTGACCGCGGGGAACTTTGAGAAACTGGTCCGGTCCGGGTTCTACGACGGGACGATCTTTCACCGGGTCATCGATGGCTTCATGATCCAGGGCGGCGACCCCACCGGCACCGGGATGGGCGGGCCGGGCTACACCATCCCCGACGAGTTCGTGAAGGGTCATTCGAACCTCCGGGGCACGATATCGATGGCGAACACCGGCCGCCCGAACTCCGGCGGGAGCCAGTTCTTCATCAACCTCGTCGACAACACCTATCTCGACTGGGACGACCCCCGGACGCCGAGCGCCCACCCGGTCTTCGGGGAGGTGGTGGAGGGGCTCGACGTCGTCGATAAGATCGGGAAGGTGAGGACGGACTCATCCGACAGGCCGAAGGTCCCCGTCCGGATCGAGAAGGCCGAAGTCCTCGAGTAA
- a CDS encoding nucleoside-triphosphatase, translating to MSRRAPVFIITGGQGQCKTTFLHQVLGLIVGLNVRVQGIIAPGHVRDGRRSGFTLVDLATGEHEVLCSVDPDPRCEIHGRFYFRPEGLAFGRRALAPPDPRETDLMVIDEVGRFELQGGVWAEQLDCLFAHPHPPMILTVRRRLLDTVVERWNIRNAVVVDVGVASVMATADAVMEAVWEWREAQTYSAARTPPIPGECIGAPTPFVNTAAGAARSAPVILRRCYGPEE from the coding sequence ATGAGCCGCCGGGCGCCGGTCTTCATCATCACCGGCGGGCAAGGCCAGTGCAAGACGACGTTCCTGCACCAGGTCCTCGGACTCATCGTCGGGCTGAACGTGCGTGTCCAGGGGATCATCGCACCCGGGCATGTGCGGGACGGCCGCAGGTCCGGGTTCACCCTGGTCGACCTCGCCACCGGCGAGCACGAGGTACTCTGCTCGGTCGATCCCGATCCCCGGTGCGAGATCCACGGCCGGTTCTATTTCCGGCCCGAGGGGTTGGCATTCGGCCGCCGGGCGCTCGCACCGCCTGATCCGCGGGAGACCGATCTTATGGTCATCGATGAGGTGGGGAGGTTCGAGCTCCAGGGCGGGGTCTGGGCGGAGCAGCTCGACTGCCTGTTCGCACATCCGCACCCGCCGATGATCCTGACGGTCCGGCGCCGGCTTCTTGATACGGTCGTCGAGCGATGGAATATCAGAAACGCCGTCGTGGTGGACGTCGGGGTGGCGAGCGTCATGGCGACGGCGGATGCGGTGATGGAAGCCGTCTGGGAGTGGCGGGAAGCGCAGACCTACTCGGCGGCCCGGACGCCTCCGATCCCGGGCGAGTGCATCGGCGCTCCAACACCCTTCGTGAATACGGCCGCCGGGGCCGCCCGGAGCGCCCCGGTGATCCTCCGGCGATGCTACGGCCCGGAAGAGTGA
- a CDS encoding DUF2703 domain-containing protein, giving the protein MKKELVIEWKHIGNEIEKTREEFEETGMTLAAVLAEIRMLLEMEGVAVRMVETVLPDEVAMEPERLLFNGVPVEELLEGVEVTATSCSCASCESCETCGEEEAECRTLRYNGEEYEAIPPELIGRAAAKALEKE; this is encoded by the coding sequence ATGAAGAAGGAACTCGTCATCGAATGGAAGCATATCGGAAACGAGATCGAGAAGACCCGCGAAGAGTTCGAGGAGACCGGGATGACCCTTGCGGCGGTCCTCGCGGAGATCCGCATGCTCCTCGAGATGGAGGGGGTCGCCGTCCGGATGGTCGAGACGGTCCTCCCCGATGAGGTGGCCATGGAGCCGGAGCGCCTCCTCTTCAACGGCGTCCCGGTCGAGGAACTCCTCGAAGGGGTCGAGGTGACCGCGACGTCCTGCTCCTGTGCATCCTGTGAATCCTGCGAGACCTGCGGGGAGGAGGAGGCGGAGTGCCGGACGCTCCGCTACAACGGCGAGGAGTACGAGGCGATCCCGCCGGAACTGATCGGGCGGGCCGCCGCAAAAGCGCTTGAGAAGGAGTGA
- a CDS encoding putative zinc-binding protein: MAFTIVACSGLSNTGKLTAQTGAMLLRSSCGAVETCVAATRPTASLEVAVRHADRILVLDGCGDCCGRKKVQALGVEPDLHLVATDCGIAKNGMAEPRFDEIERLSAAVMEAIRS, translated from the coding sequence ATGGCGTTCACCATCGTTGCCTGTTCGGGGCTCTCGAACACCGGGAAACTGACGGCCCAGACCGGTGCGATGCTCCTCCGCAGTTCCTGCGGGGCGGTCGAGACGTGCGTCGCGGCCACACGGCCGACGGCGTCGCTGGAGGTCGCGGTCCGGCACGCGGATCGGATCCTGGTGCTTGACGGGTGCGGCGACTGTTGCGGGAGGAAGAAGGTACAGGCGCTCGGGGTCGAGCCGGATCTGCATCTGGTCGCGACTGACTGCGGCATCGCAAAGAACGGGATGGCCGAACCCCGGTTCGACGAGATAGAACGCCTTTCGGCTGCCGTTATGGAGGCGATCAGGAGCTGA
- a CDS encoding DUF2703 domain-containing protein, with amino-acid sequence MKNELVIEWKHVGRDIENTCERCGATGRAVIDVVEQMRPILEEEGIAVRFIETVLENEAIADSNSILFNGVPLENLIEDMEVTATPCASCACITGQDDAECRAVEYDGKRYESIPPELIARAALKALGLE; translated from the coding sequence ATGAAGAACGAACTGGTCATCGAATGGAAACATGTCGGAAGAGACATCGAGAACACCTGCGAGCGCTGCGGCGCGACCGGCCGGGCGGTGATTGACGTCGTCGAGCAGATGCGCCCCATCCTCGAGGAAGAGGGAATCGCGGTCCGGTTCATCGAGACCGTCCTTGAAAACGAAGCGATAGCGGACTCAAACAGCATCCTCTTCAACGGCGTGCCGCTTGAGAACCTCATCGAAGACATGGAGGTTACAGCCACGCCCTGCGCCTCCTGCGCCTGCATCACCGGACAGGACGACGCCGAGTGCCGTGCGGTCGAGTACGACGGCAAGCGCTACGAGTCGATCCCGCCGGAGCTGATCGCCCGGGCGGCGCTGAAGGCGCTCGGACTGGAGTGA